One window of Methanothermobacter thermautotrophicus genomic DNA carries:
- a CDS encoding MTH1187 family thiamine-binding protein, whose protein sequence is MITAELTVIPLGTCSTSLSSYVAAAVEALKRRNVRYEISGMGTLLEAEDIDELMDAVKAAHEAVLQAGSERVYTTLKIDDRRDADRGLRDKVESVKEKI, encoded by the coding sequence ATGATTACCGCGGAGTTAACCGTAATACCCCTGGGTACCTGCAGCACCTCACTCAGCAGCTACGTGGCAGCTGCCGTCGAAGCCCTCAAGAGGCGGAATGTGAGGTATGAGATCTCAGGAATGGGGACACTGCTTGAGGCTGAAGACATTGATGAACTCATGGATGCCGTTAAGGCCGCCCATGAGGCAGTCCTCCAGGCAGGTTCAGAGAGGGTCTACACAACCCTCAAGATCGATGATAGAAGGGATGCCGACAGGGGTTTAAGGGATAAGGTTGAATCTGTGAAGGAAAAGATTTAG
- a CDS encoding CPBP family intramembrane glutamic endopeptidase, translating to MTVFMSFVASNVGAGLMVGVIIAAILLLKGGEGALGDISTFSGPTLLLMVAIGFSASMFFLYVGLKFIHRRDFISAVNSRGYLDWWRILRGAGAWFLIVGVLDLLSVLADPSGVRFNFGAGFWWLLILAILAFPVQASFEEIFFRGYLMQGLWAVIKRPVPLIIINSAIFSILHWWNGATLSMSLSITVSTFIIGLVLALVTLADDGVEMAMGVHIANNLYVSVIHSSPDAGLGDLPSLMVSPSDPYTPPLTLLLASALLVLLLFRGRYQDLGRIFR from the coding sequence ATGACAGTATTTATGAGCTTTGTTGCATCCAATGTTGGTGCTGGTCTCATGGTGGGTGTCATCATTGCAGCCATCCTGCTACTTAAGGGTGGTGAAGGGGCGCTGGGGGACATTTCAACCTTCAGCGGTCCCACACTCCTCCTGATGGTGGCCATAGGGTTTTCAGCGTCAATGTTCTTCCTCTATGTTGGACTGAAGTTCATCCACAGGAGGGATTTCATATCTGCAGTTAATTCGAGGGGATATCTTGACTGGTGGAGGATCCTGAGGGGCGCGGGTGCATGGTTCCTCATAGTTGGCGTGCTTGATCTGTTATCAGTCCTTGCTGACCCATCAGGAGTCAGATTCAATTTTGGGGCGGGGTTCTGGTGGCTGCTAATCCTGGCCATACTGGCCTTCCCGGTCCAGGCATCCTTTGAGGAGATATTCTTCAGGGGGTACCTGATGCAGGGGTTATGGGCTGTTATAAAGAGGCCGGTGCCACTCATAATAATCAATTCAGCAATATTCTCGATTCTCCACTGGTGGAATGGTGCAACCCTTAGCATGAGCCTTTCAATAACGGTCAGTACCTTCATCATAGGTCTTGTGCTTGCACTGGTGACGCTGGCAGATGATGGTGTGGAGATGGCCATGGGCGTCCACATTGCAAACAATCTCTATGTGAGTGTCATACACAGCTCCCCGGATGCCGGTCTGGGGGACCTCCCATCCCTCATGGTGAGCCCATCAGACCCCTACACGCCTCCCCTGACACTCCTCCTGGCTTCAGCACTCCTTGTCCTACTACTCTTCAGGGGTCGCTATCAGGATTTAGGCAGGATATTCCGGTGA
- a CDS encoding DUF429 domain-containing protein translates to MDPAAADGRESGVFILEGDRHEILSAFSLQEIIDEVKSVEVVAVDAPISLPAGRCCLEADCSCSRHGHFRRADLELRRYGSVLPLTWRGMRELTMRGISMAGKLGSMGVEVIETHPRTADSMAGLSGRLIRKLGIENVKMTVHQRDALIAGAVAILYCRGEFIELGDPQEGKIILPAPGAEL, encoded by the coding sequence GTGGATCCTGCCGCAGCTGATGGAAGGGAGAGTGGAGTTTTCATCCTGGAGGGCGACAGGCATGAAATATTAAGCGCATTCTCCCTTCAGGAAATAATCGATGAAGTTAAGTCTGTGGAGGTGGTGGCAGTTGACGCACCAATATCCCTGCCTGCCGGACGATGCTGCCTCGAAGCTGATTGCAGCTGCAGCAGACATGGACACTTCAGAAGGGCTGACCTGGAGCTTAGGAGGTATGGCAGTGTTCTTCCCCTCACCTGGAGGGGGATGAGGGAGCTCACCATGAGGGGTATCAGCATGGCAGGGAAACTTGGCTCCATGGGAGTGGAGGTCATTGAAACACATCCAAGGACCGCAGATTCCATGGCTGGTCTATCTGGCCGTCTTATCAGAAAACTTGGCATTGAAAATGTGAAGATGACTGTGCACCAGAGGGACGCCCTTATAGCAGGAGCTGTCGCCATCCTCTACTGCAGGGGAGAATTCATTGAACTGGGGGATCCACAGGAGGGTAAGATAATTCTACCAGCCCCTGGAGCAGAGCTTTAG
- a CDS encoding tRNA (guanine(10)-N(2))-dimethyltransferase → MITANEGSVTIMVPDFTKVSARAPVFYNPAMEFNRDVSVVALQVFQRLLGGEISVADTFSGSGIRAIRYLVEVEGVSEAFANDINPLAVECIKNNSLMNSVSPEVSREDASIFLRTNHGRFDVIDIDPFGTPAPFLDSAAASARNNSLLAVTATDTSSLCGTYIKPCLRKYSSRPLKTEYCHEIGLRILAGFTAMNLARYRKSASVLLSHSSQHYMRLYIHVRRGARRADESLRNIGFILHCFKCLHHEHMKGFVPLKQECPHCGAEMEAAGPLWVGDIQDSRFIGEMIGEVENKKLNTATDVLKLLKACLGEAGMPPGFYDIHEVCSKLGRSAPPLRDVMDGLEKAGFRVSRTHIRPTGIKTDATIRDIEEVLEGFSV, encoded by the coding sequence ATGATAACGGCGAATGAGGGTTCAGTCACCATAATGGTCCCTGATTTCACCAAGGTCTCGGCCAGGGCCCCTGTATTCTACAATCCTGCCATGGAGTTCAACAGGGATGTGTCAGTGGTAGCGCTCCAGGTTTTCCAGAGGCTCCTCGGTGGGGAGATCAGCGTTGCAGATACATTCTCAGGAAGTGGTATAAGGGCCATAAGGTACCTGGTTGAGGTTGAAGGAGTCTCTGAGGCCTTTGCAAATGACATAAACCCGCTTGCAGTTGAATGTATAAAAAATAACTCCCTGATGAACTCAGTATCCCCTGAGGTGAGCAGAGAGGATGCCAGCATCTTCCTCAGGACTAATCATGGACGATTTGATGTCATAGACATCGACCCCTTCGGAACCCCTGCACCCTTCCTGGACTCCGCTGCAGCCTCGGCAAGGAACAATTCACTCCTTGCCGTTACAGCCACCGACACCTCAAGCCTCTGCGGCACCTACATAAAGCCCTGTCTGAGGAAGTACTCCTCAAGGCCCCTTAAAACAGAGTACTGTCATGAGATCGGCTTGAGGATACTGGCAGGATTCACAGCCATGAACCTGGCAAGGTACCGTAAGTCAGCATCGGTCCTGCTCTCCCACAGCAGCCAGCACTACATGAGGCTATACATCCACGTGAGGAGGGGTGCCAGGAGGGCCGATGAGTCCCTCAGGAATATTGGATTCATTCTCCACTGCTTCAAGTGCCTTCACCATGAACACATGAAGGGATTTGTGCCCCTCAAACAGGAGTGCCCCCACTGCGGTGCTGAAATGGAGGCAGCAGGTCCTCTATGGGTCGGTGATATTCAGGACAGTCGATTCATCGGTGAGATGATAGGAGAGGTTGAGAACAAGAAACTTAACACTGCAACCGATGTCCTTAAACTTCTGAAGGCATGTCTTGGGGAAGCAGGGATGCCCCCTGGATTCTATGATATCCATGAGGTCTGCAGTAAGCTTGGAAGGAGTGCACCGCCCCTGAGGGATGTGATGGATGGCCTTGAGAAGGCCGGTTTCAGGGTTTCAAGGACCCATATAAGGCCAACCGGTATAAAGACCGATGCCACCATAAGGGATATTGAGGAAGTCCTTGAAGGATTCAGTGTATAA
- a CDS encoding class I SAM-dependent methyltransferase family protein, giving the protein MKWTRIGDIIVLNREVDDPEGLLEREGARSVIRVEGIHGPLRRPRVRVMAGSGTETVHKENGCLFRIDLSRVMWSRGNINERIRIPSLVREGETVVDMFAGIGYFSIPVAVHSDPGRVYSVELNPDSFELLKSNIALNRVEGIIEPILGDCREVAPELDADRVIMGYVGRTHHFLDAAMECVRDGGVIHYHETAPEAIRFSRPLRRIERAAHPRRVSLLDRRVIKKYSPGVWHVVLDVRVH; this is encoded by the coding sequence ATGAAATGGACAAGGATAGGAGATATTATAGTCCTTAACAGGGAAGTGGATGACCCGGAGGGTTTGCTTGAGAGGGAGGGGGCCAGGAGTGTAATCAGGGTGGAGGGTATACACGGCCCCCTCAGGAGACCCAGGGTGAGGGTAATGGCAGGCAGCGGCACAGAAACTGTCCACAAGGAGAACGGCTGCCTCTTCAGGATAGACCTCTCAAGGGTCATGTGGTCACGGGGTAACATAAACGAGAGGATCCGCATACCATCACTTGTGAGGGAGGGTGAGACCGTTGTCGACATGTTCGCAGGTATAGGGTACTTCTCCATCCCGGTGGCAGTCCATTCAGATCCCGGCAGGGTTTACTCTGTGGAGTTAAACCCGGACTCCTTTGAACTCCTCAAATCCAACATAGCCCTCAACAGGGTTGAAGGGATAATAGAACCCATCCTGGGGGACTGCCGTGAGGTAGCCCCTGAACTCGATGCTGACAGGGTTATAATGGGTTACGTTGGAAGGACACACCACTTCCTTGACGCCGCAATGGAGTGTGTCAGGGATGGAGGGGTTATACATTACCATGAAACAGCACCTGAGGCCATAAGATTCTCAAGGCCCCTCAGACGGATTGAAAGGGCAGCACATCCAAGGAGGGTCTCACTCCTCGATAGGCGCGTTATAAAGAAGTACTCCCCGGGGGTCTGGCATGTTGTCCTTGATGTCAGGGTACATTAG
- a CDS encoding histone deacetylase family protein, with amino-acid sequence MVIIHSPSYDLHNKEGHVENRSRTRAIIDAIESSDLSLRFVEPEMAGIDDILMVHSSVHVEYLEVFAGRGGGWLDYDTYMTPESFSVARLSAGGAMLAAEEALREGWSYSIGRPPGHHATYDRSMGFCIFNNIAIAIEHARRNLGVSRPLVLDFDVHHGNGTSSIFYREGDVMYISIHQDPRTLFPGTGFIDEAGSGAGEGFNLNIPMPRGSGNPEYIWILQRILPGVLEGFQPDMIFVSAGFDAHRRDPLAEIMVEEEFFSWIGWFIHQTGLPCAAVLEGGYDPVALGRSNIAFLRGLDGKEYEPETAAPGAVSGLFSQLSDRFSPYFNF; translated from the coding sequence ATGGTTATCATTCACTCCCCATCCTATGACCTGCACAACAAGGAGGGGCACGTCGAGAATAGGAGCAGGACCAGGGCCATAATTGATGCCATAGAATCCTCAGACCTCTCCCTGAGGTTCGTGGAGCCTGAGATGGCTGGAATAGATGATATCCTAATGGTCCACAGCAGCGTGCATGTGGAGTACCTTGAGGTCTTCGCAGGTAGGGGTGGGGGATGGCTTGACTATGACACCTACATGACCCCGGAGAGCTTCAGTGTCGCGAGGCTCTCAGCAGGGGGAGCAATGCTGGCGGCTGAGGAGGCCCTCAGGGAGGGGTGGTCCTACTCAATTGGAAGACCCCCTGGCCACCATGCCACCTATGACCGCTCAATGGGTTTCTGTATATTCAACAACATCGCCATCGCCATTGAACATGCCCGCAGGAACCTGGGGGTATCAAGGCCCCTTGTGCTTGATTTCGATGTCCACCATGGGAACGGTACCTCCAGCATATTCTACAGGGAAGGGGATGTGATGTACATATCCATCCATCAGGACCCACGGACCCTCTTCCCTGGAACAGGATTCATTGATGAGGCCGGCTCAGGTGCAGGGGAGGGCTTCAACCTCAACATACCCATGCCCAGGGGTTCAGGTAACCCTGAATACATATGGATACTCCAGAGGATACTGCCAGGGGTCCTTGAGGGGTTCCAGCCAGACATGATCTTTGTATCAGCAGGCTTTGATGCCCACAGAAGGGACCCCCTTGCAGAGATCATGGTGGAGGAGGAGTTCTTCTCATGGATTGGCTGGTTCATACATCAGACAGGACTCCCCTGTGCAGCGGTTCTGGAGGGTGGCTATGACCCTGTGGCCCTTGGAAGATCAAACATCGCATTCCTGAGGGGCCTTGATGGTAAAGAATACGAACCTGAAACAGCTGCACCAGGGGCTGTCTCTGGTTTATTCAGCCAGCTGAGTGACAGGTTTTCACCATACTTCAACTTCTGA
- a CDS encoding DUF2120 family protein: MKLHRIAGEIMGFFEAFEGSRPALDSREILIVRGMSRKRMNTDDMSRELDSLIEHLGAEELDLLSEEGAALIGVMDEQIRSCVEVGTETDIGGIHRLKESLEDMNFSVDYRLCMADETGLFVVLYRDRSGVGPCFVEVVVSDLSE; the protein is encoded by the coding sequence ATGAAACTGCACAGGATAGCCGGAGAAATCATGGGTTTCTTTGAAGCATTTGAGGGTTCAAGGCCCGCACTCGACTCCCGGGAAATTCTCATAGTGAGGGGGATGTCAAGGAAGAGGATGAATACAGATGACATGTCCCGGGAACTTGATAGTCTGATTGAACACCTTGGAGCCGAGGAACTGGATTTACTCTCAGAGGAGGGCGCCGCCCTCATAGGTGTGATGGATGAACAGATAAGGTCATGTGTGGAGGTTGGAACAGAAACCGATATAGGTGGAATACACCGTCTAAAGGAGTCCCTTGAGGATATGAACTTCAGTGTTGACTATCGCCTCTGCATGGCAGACGAGACAGGTCTCTTCGTGGTCCTCTACAGGGACCGGAGCGGAGTTGGACCCTGTTTTGTTGAGGTTGTTGTCTCTGATCTGTCTGAATAA
- a CDS encoding DUF4013 domain-containing protein, producing the protein MDIGEIVNDAIRYPSSDWKKVIILGVLMIASALILPAFLVMGYGFRALKASIAGFDELPEFDEWGEMFVDGLKVFVVQIAYMIVPLIIIFAGVLGSFTMVSPETGVITNPTAFTGLLSGTVIIGIILAIILGLIETIAIAHMAYNDSELGAAFRFSEILDVISQIGWLDYIIWYIVVGLIAVVIAFVASFLNVIPIIGTLIAFLIIYPYIQLFWNRALALRYAYE; encoded by the coding sequence ATGGATATAGGTGAAATTGTAAACGATGCCATAAGGTATCCCTCCAGTGACTGGAAGAAGGTCATAATACTGGGTGTCCTTATGATAGCCAGTGCTCTAATTTTACCCGCCTTCCTGGTCATGGGGTATGGTTTCAGGGCGCTGAAGGCCTCAATAGCTGGCTTCGATGAACTCCCTGAATTCGATGAGTGGGGAGAGATGTTCGTAGATGGGCTTAAGGTATTCGTTGTTCAGATAGCATACATGATAGTTCCACTGATAATTATATTCGCAGGTGTTCTTGGTTCCTTTACAATGGTTTCACCGGAAACAGGTGTTATCACAAACCCCACAGCCTTCACAGGCCTGTTAAGTGGTACAGTTATAATAGGTATAATACTCGCAATTATCCTTGGACTCATAGAGACGATAGCCATCGCACACATGGCCTACAATGACAGCGAACTCGGTGCAGCCTTCAGGTTCAGTGAGATACTTGATGTGATATCCCAGATCGGATGGCTGGACTACATAATATGGTACATCGTTGTGGGTCTGATCGCAGTGGTAATCGCATTTGTCGCCAGTTTCCTGAATGTGATACCCATAATTGGTACCCTGATTGCGTTCCTTATAATATACCCCTACATCCAGCTCTTCTGGAACAGGGCCCTTGCACTGAGATACGCCTACGAATAA
- a CDS encoding Lrp/AsnC family transcriptional regulator, with protein MDDDLVKIDDIDRKIIDLLNEDGRMSYRNISRILDVSVGTVHNRVEKLVKKGVIKKFVPIIDHSKLGYKLTAIIGVKVKGGVLRNWETRTAYHKNVLAVYDVTGEFDAILIGKFRDTGELDSFIKGLLSEGDVQRTYTQTVLNIVKEDMTSTKMIGD; from the coding sequence ATGGATGATGATCTGGTCAAAATCGACGATATTGACAGAAAGATAATAGACCTCCTGAATGAGGACGGACGCATGTCCTACAGGAACATATCAAGGATACTCGACGTTTCAGTTGGTACCGTGCACAACCGTGTTGAGAAACTCGTTAAAAAGGGAGTTATAAAGAAATTTGTGCCCATAATCGACCACTCCAAGCTTGGATACAAGCTGACGGCCATCATAGGGGTTAAGGTCAAGGGTGGTGTGCTGAGGAACTGGGAGACAAGGACTGCATACCATAAGAATGTCCTGGCAGTATACGACGTTACAGGAGAATTCGACGCCATACTCATAGGTAAGTTCCGGGACACCGGTGAACTTGACAGCTTCATAAAGGGTCTTCTCAGTGAAGGTGATGTGCAGAGGACATACACACAGACTGTCCTCAACATCGTCAAGGAGGATATGACCTCCACCAAGATGATCGGAGATTAA
- the cofG gene encoding 7,8-didemethyl-8-hydroxy-5-deazariboflavin synthase subunit CofG → MLHSKDEILELLLLEGPDILDLMRRACEPGSVTYSRNVFIPLTRACRNRCGYCTFRSDTPEPPLLEPEDVMGEVSRAISLGCTEALFTFGEDAHEFPGVQEKLESLGFRDMVDYTYHLCELTLDAGLLPHTNMGVIGYRDLRRLREVNASMGLMLESASPRLMETDAHRESPGKDPELRIRMIEDAGRLRIPFTTGILIGIGETLQERAESLLELRRIQDRYGHIQEIIIQNFRSKPGIPMENHQEPSLLEMVKMVAAAKIMFPDVSIQVPPNLNRETGEVFLLAGADDWGGVSPISRDHVNPEAPWPEIDELRRITESAGFVLEERLPVYRKFISREFLSPRVIERIEELYPQFIR, encoded by the coding sequence ATGCTCCACTCAAAGGATGAGATCCTCGAACTCCTCCTCCTGGAAGGCCCTGATATACTGGACCTCATGAGGAGGGCCTGTGAACCAGGAAGCGTGACCTACTCGAGGAACGTATTCATACCCCTCACAAGGGCCTGCCGGAACCGCTGCGGCTACTGCACCTTCAGGTCAGACACCCCTGAGCCCCCCCTGCTTGAACCCGAAGACGTGATGGGGGAGGTGAGCAGGGCCATATCCCTTGGATGTACCGAGGCCCTCTTCACCTTTGGTGAGGATGCCCATGAGTTCCCAGGGGTCCAGGAGAAACTGGAGTCCCTTGGCTTCAGGGATATGGTGGATTACACCTATCACCTATGTGAACTGACCCTCGATGCCGGGCTCCTTCCACACACCAATATGGGTGTGATAGGCTACAGGGACCTGAGGAGGCTGAGGGAGGTCAATGCATCCATGGGCCTCATGCTCGAATCGGCGAGTCCGAGGCTCATGGAGACAGATGCCCACCGTGAAAGCCCTGGTAAGGACCCTGAATTGAGGATAAGGATGATAGAGGACGCTGGAAGGCTCAGGATACCCTTCACCACAGGGATACTCATAGGTATAGGTGAGACCCTCCAGGAGAGGGCTGAGTCACTCCTTGAATTGAGGCGCATACAGGACAGGTACGGCCACATACAGGAGATAATAATCCAGAACTTCCGCTCAAAACCTGGAATCCCCATGGAGAATCACCAGGAACCCTCCCTCCTTGAAATGGTGAAGATGGTTGCGGCGGCGAAGATAATGTTCCCTGATGTGAGCATACAGGTCCCGCCGAACCTGAACAGGGAAACAGGTGAGGTCTTCCTCCTGGCGGGTGCAGATGACTGGGGTGGTGTATCACCAATCAGCAGGGACCATGTGAACCCCGAGGCGCCATGGCCTGAGATAGATGAACTCAGGAGGATCACAGAATCTGCTGGATTCGTTCTTGAGGAGAGGCTCCCGGTATACAGAAAGTTCATATCCAGGGAGTTTCTGAGCCCCCGTGTTATTGAAAGGATAGAGGAACTTTACCCCCAGTTCATCCGCTGA
- a CDS encoding DUF2100 domain-containing protein, protein MERIRFEQAEKLIRKSCINLKREQGFRDASDGVIDTGKLQEAMMELIEAEEYIYTSLPTHELRGEDASEFCRRLIVAREAIDHVLADFGVLERQDPAERIKEAVRGKLIIVNNSSVKKLLVKAGVESQNILVAGAPLSVDDMKEINPKIPEGALRGIEKKIEHLRNDIERKLDTLEDVLVVGESDKSTELLAARAEELYGADSRLRENIKDLTAEEILELLS, encoded by the coding sequence ATGGAAAGGATCAGATTTGAACAGGCAGAGAAGCTTATAAGGAAGTCATGCATTAACCTCAAGAGGGAACAGGGATTCAGGGATGCCAGTGATGGTGTCATTGACACCGGGAAGCTTCAGGAGGCCATGATGGAACTCATCGAGGCCGAGGAGTACATTTACACAAGCCTCCCAACCCATGAACTTAGAGGTGAGGATGCTTCAGAGTTCTGCAGGAGGCTGATAGTCGCCAGGGAGGCCATTGACCATGTACTCGCAGACTTCGGTGTCCTTGAAAGGCAGGACCCTGCCGAGAGAATAAAGGAGGCTGTAAGGGGTAAACTCATAATTGTGAACAACTCCTCGGTCAAAAAACTCCTTGTGAAGGCAGGGGTGGAATCCCAGAACATCCTGGTTGCAGGAGCTCCCCTCTCAGTCGATGATATGAAGGAGATAAATCCAAAAATCCCTGAGGGTGCCCTGAGGGGTATAGAGAAAAAGATAGAGCACCTCCGCAACGACATTGAAAGGAAGCTTGACACCCTCGAGGATGTTCTGGTTGTGGGTGAATCCGATAAAAGTACTGAACTCCTTGCAGCGAGGGCAGAGGAACTCTATGGTGCCGATTCAAGGTTAAGGGAGAACATAAAGGATCTGACCGCCGAGGAGATCCTGGAGTTACTCTCCTGA
- the mptA gene encoding GTP cyclohydrolase MptA, whose product MGLVCFPDTQDKIPSIPVHLTRVGVTGVKKLLKIDRDGRRPIILLPTFDAFVDLPSKQRGIHMSRNPEAIGDVLEEVVENNALELESLCAEIVNELLKKHRYARRAEVSMKSDFMFMKRSPVTRRRSQEMTKIMADAIGYRDDEGIVIRKMIGAEVVGMTVCPCAQESVRETSRQKLLEFLDDETVERVLDCVSFASHNQRGRGMIMIEVPEDQTIRAERLIDIIESSMSSPVYELLKRPDENAVVMRAHDNPMFVEDCVRNMVHRIVSEYPHLPDDTIVTVRQINEESIHRHNAFAEKVATMGELRYEIEELNDTGS is encoded by the coding sequence TTGGGTTTAGTTTGTTTTCCAGATACACAGGACAAGATTCCTAGCATCCCCGTCCACCTCACAAGGGTGGGTGTTACAGGTGTTAAGAAGCTTCTGAAGATAGATAGGGATGGTAGAAGGCCCATAATACTGCTTCCAACATTTGATGCCTTCGTGGATCTCCCGAGTAAACAGCGGGGGATCCACATGTCAAGGAACCCCGAGGCCATAGGTGACGTCCTCGAGGAGGTTGTTGAGAACAACGCACTTGAACTGGAATCCCTCTGCGCAGAGATAGTTAATGAACTCCTCAAGAAGCACAGGTATGCCCGTAGGGCTGAAGTCAGCATGAAGAGCGACTTCATGTTCATGAAAAGGTCCCCGGTGACCCGGAGGAGAAGCCAGGAGATGACAAAGATAATGGCAGACGCCATCGGATACCGGGACGATGAGGGTATAGTCATAAGGAAGATGATAGGGGCGGAGGTTGTGGGGATGACCGTGTGTCCCTGCGCACAGGAATCCGTCAGGGAAACCTCACGTCAGAAGCTCCTTGAATTCCTTGACGATGAAACCGTCGAGAGAGTCCTTGACTGTGTATCCTTCGCCTCCCACAACCAGAGGGGCCGTGGCATGATAATGATAGAGGTCCCGGAGGACCAGACCATAAGGGCTGAGAGACTAATAGACATCATAGAGAGCTCCATGAGTTCACCTGTCTATGAGCTGCTCAAGAGACCCGACGAGAACGCCGTGGTGATGCGTGCCCATGATAATCCCATGTTCGTGGAGGACTGTGTCCGTAACATGGTCCACAGGATAGTCAGTGAGTACCCCCACCTGCCGGATGACACCATCGTTACCGTAAGGCAGATAAACGAGGAGAGCATACACAGACACAACGCCTTCGCAGAGAAGGTTGCCACCATGGGAGAGCTCAGATACGAAATAGAAGAACTTAACGACACCGGGAGCTGA
- a CDS encoding DegT/DnrJ/EryC1/StrS aminotransferase family protein — MIPVATPIIDEEEIQEVIKVLKSGFIAQGPRVAEFEEKFAAYVGTDHAVATSSGTTALHLALLATGVGKGDEVITTPFSFAATANAALYVGATPVFADIDPLTYNIDPERIEELITPSTRAIIPVHLYGQPADMDPIMDLAADHDILVIEDAAQAHGADYHGRRVGSMGDAACFSFYPTKNITTGEGGIITTDNDEIAEMARILRAHGETERYRHTYLGYNFRMTDISAAIGIAQLGKLEEFNRRRIENATYLTSQLEDLEGVSTPHISEGVRHVFHQYTLRVPDSRDELMGFLNERGVGTGIHYPRPIYRQELYQRLGFNARCPVSEAAAAEVLSIPVHPALTTEELETVAGTVREFFE; from the coding sequence ATGATACCGGTTGCTACTCCAATAATCGATGAAGAGGAAATTCAGGAAGTCATAAAGGTACTTAAATCGGGTTTTATAGCGCAGGGACCCAGGGTGGCTGAATTCGAGGAGAAATTTGCGGCCTATGTAGGAACAGATCATGCAGTTGCAACAAGCTCAGGCACAACAGCCCTTCACCTGGCCCTTCTCGCCACCGGAGTCGGAAAAGGGGATGAGGTAATAACAACTCCCTTCAGTTTCGCTGCAACGGCAAACGCAGCTCTCTACGTCGGAGCCACACCAGTATTCGCAGATATAGACCCCCTGACATATAATATAGATCCCGAGAGGATAGAGGAACTCATAACGCCCAGCACAAGGGCGATAATACCGGTCCACCTCTATGGCCAGCCTGCAGACATGGACCCCATAATGGACCTTGCAGCTGACCACGACATCCTGGTCATTGAGGATGCTGCACAGGCCCATGGCGCAGATTACCACGGGAGGAGAGTCGGTTCCATGGGCGATGCCGCCTGTTTCAGCTTCTACCCCACAAAGAACATCACAACAGGCGAGGGCGGAATCATAACAACTGATAACGATGAGATAGCTGAGATGGCACGCATACTCAGGGCCCATGGGGAGACAGAACGCTACAGGCACACATACCTGGGATACAACTTCCGCATGACCGACATCTCAGCCGCCATAGGGATAGCCCAGCTCGGCAAACTCGAAGAGTTCAACAGGAGGCGAATTGAAAATGCAACTTACCTCACATCCCAGCTGGAGGACCTTGAGGGAGTATCAACACCCCACATTTCAGAGGGGGTCAGGCATGTCTTCCACCAGTACACCCTTCGTGTTCCAGACTCAAGGGATGAACTCATGGGCTTCCTCAATGAGAGGGGTGTGGGTACAGGCATCCACTATCCCAGACCAATCTACAGGCAGGAACTGTACCAGAGACTGGGTTTTAATGCCAGATGCCCGGTCAGTGAGGCGGCTGCAGCGGAGGTCCTCTCAATACCGGTGCACCCGGCCCTAACCACTGAAGAGCTTGAGACAGTCGCAGGCACGGTCAGGGAATTCTTTGAGTAA